GCCGCTGGGCCGCCTCGAGTTCCTCTTGATCGTGCAGCGTGGTAGCCAGGTCGTAGCGGTAATCCTGGTTGTCCGGCTCAAGCTCTACCGCCTTGGACAGCCCGAGCAGGGCATAGGGACGCTCGCCATGGTGCAGCAGCCACATGCCCAGAGCGTGTTGCAGGTAGGCAGATCCCGGGTGCGCCGCCAGTTGCTGCGCCAGCAACTGGCGCGATTCTTCGGTCTTGCCCTGTTTATCCAGCAGCTCGATCTGCGCCACCACCGCTTGCAGATTGTCCGGTTGCAGGCGCATGGCCTGCTGCAGCGCGTTTTGCGCATCTGGCAGCCGGGCGCTGTGGATATAGAGGCGCGCCAATTGAATCCAGCTTTCGGCGGTCTCGGGCTGGGCCTTGAGGGTTTTGGCGAATTCGTCGAGCACTTGCTGCAGCGGGCCGAAGTACAGGCCCAGAGTGTCCGGCGACAGGCCGAGCAGGGCGTTGGCGGCGGCAAAGCGTACTTCCTGTTCGGGATCCTCCAGCACCGGGCCCAGCAGCAAGGTGCGCTGGCCGGTCGGTACCAGGCCGACAATGCTGTGGATCGCCGCTTCACGCACCACGGGCGAGTCATCGGCCAAGTCTTTATCCGCCAGCTTCAATGCCTGGGGGCTGGGGTAGTTAGGCAGCTCGGCATGCAGCGCGGCGCGCCGTTCCGGTGACAGGTCCGGTCGTCCCAGCTGTTGATACAACACCCGCGCCGCCCCCGGCTCCCCGTTGCGTGCCTGCTTCAAGGCTTTGGAATAACCGTGAGCGATCGCGGGAGGCACGGCCACGGGCGTTGCGCGGGAAAAAAACCAGGTGATCAACACGATCGACAACAGGGCGCACAGGCCGATGATGGAGTAACGGCGTGACTTTGACATGCAGGCGTCCGAAGGCAGGGTACGGGTACAAAGTCTCAAGCTTCGGCCAGTGCAAGGCGAGTGTCAAACCTGATTGGCCAAACCAGTCAGCCATCTTGGCGGCTTTGACCATTGCTGCTGGCAGCGCCGCGGAGCGACTATTTGCGAGCGATTGACCTGGTTGAAAAGTGTCCTTAAAACAAAAACACACAAGGAACCGAAGCGATGCGTGATTACCTGGCCGCCACCACCGAATTCGATTACCAGCACACCGTCGACATTACGCTGGCCGGCAACCTGCAGGCGCTCAACGCCTGTGTGGAATGCTGTGACCGGCACGCGCTGCCTGGGCGCATTGCGCTGTTCTGGGAAGGCAAGGACGGGCGCAGCGCCACGGTCACCTTTACCGACTTGCAGGAGCAGGCCGCACGCTTCGCCAATTTCCTGCTGGGCCAGGGCATCAAGCGCGGCGACAAAGTCGCCGGCCTGCTGCCACGCACGGCCGAGCTGCTGGTGGTGGTGTTTGCCACCTGGCGTATCGGCGCGGTCTATCAACCCTTGTTCACCGCGTTCGGGCCCAAGGCCATTGAGCATCGCCTGAACAGTTCCGGTGCCGCCCTGGTGGTCACCGATGCGGTGAATCGGCCCAAGCTCGCCGAAGTGCAAGGCTGCCCGACCATCGTCACGGTCACCGGGGCCAAAGGCGAAGGCCTGGTGCGCGGCGATTTCAGCTTCTGGGCCGAACTGCCTCTTTATTCCGCTCTCTGCGAGCCCGTGCTGCTGAGCGGGGACGAACCGTTCCTGCTGATGTTCACTTCGGGCACCACCGGGCCGTCCAAAGCCCTGTCCGTGCCGCTCAAGGCGATGGTTGCATTCCAGGCCTATACCCGCGACGCGGTGGACCTGCGCCCCGAAGACGCGTTCTGGAACGTGGCCGATCCGGGCTGGGCCTACGGCATTTACTTCGGCGTGACCGGGCCGCTGTCCATGGGGCATCCGATTACCTTCTACGATGGCCCTTTCACCCTGGAAAGCACCTGCCGGGTCATCAACAAATACGGCATCACCAACCTGACCGGCTCGCCCACCGCGTATCGACTGTTGATTGCCGGCGGCGAGCAGTTCGCGCGTTCGGTCAAGGGCCGGTTGCGCATCGTCAGCAGCGCCGGCGAGCCGTTGAACCCCGAGGTGATTCGCTGGTTCGCCGACAACCTCGGTGTGACCATCCACGACCACTACGGGCAGACCGAACTGGGCATGGTGCTGTGCAATCACCATGGCCTGGCGCATCCGGTACATGTCGGCTCGGCGGGGTTCGCTTCGCCCGGGCATCGCATCGTGGTGCTGGATGACAACCACCAGGAATTGCCCGCCGGTCAGCCCGGCATTCTGGCCATCGACCGCGAGCAATCGCCGATGTGCTGGTTCGCGGGCTATGAGGGCGTGAAAACCAAAGCCTTTGTCGGCAAGTACTATCTCAGTGGCGACACCGTGGAGCTGAACCCGGACGGCAGCATCAGTTTTGTCGGGCGCAGTGATGATGTGATCACCACCTCCGGCTACCGCGTGGGGCCGTTCGACGTGGAAAGCGCGCTGGTCGAACACCCGGCCGTGATCGAGGCCGCCGTGGTCGGCAAGCCGTGCCCGGAGCGCACCGAACTGGTGAAGGCCTTTGTGGTGATCAACGAGCAATACCGCGCCACCCCGGAGCTCGCCGAAGAATTGCGCCTGCACGTGCGTCAACGCCTGGCGGCCCATGCGTATCCGCGGGAAATCGAATTCGTCAGCGACTTGCCCAAGACCCCCAGCGGCAAGCTGCAACGCTTTATCTTGCGTAATCAGGAAATCGCCAAGGCCCAGGCGGCCGTGGCGTGATCCGTTCAAAAGGAAACAATGATGCACATTGAAAACAAGGTATTCCTGGTCAGCGGCGGCGCTTCCGGTCTCGGCGCGGCCACCGCTGACATGCTGATCGCGGCGGGCGCCAGGGTCATGCTGGTGGACCTCAACGCCGACGCCGTTGCCGCCAAGGCCAGCCAGCTTGGCGACAACGCCCGCAGCAGCGTGGCGGATATCAGCCAGGAAGCGGCTGCCGAAGCCGCCGTACAGGCAACCGTTGCCGCCTTTGATGGTTTGCACGGGTTGGTCAACTGCGCCGGTGTGGTACGTGGCGAGAAGATTCTCGGCAAGGACGGCCCGCACGCCCTGGCCAGCTTTGCCCAGGTGATCAACGTCAACCTGATCGGCAGCTTCAACCTGTTGCGCCTGGCCGCTGCGGCGATCGCTGAAACCGACGCGAATGCCGATGGCGAGCGCGGTGTGATCATCAATACCGCCTCGGTGGCCGCGTTCGACGGGCAGATCGGCCAGGCCGCGTATGCCGCCTCCAAGGGTGCGATTGCCAGCCTCACCTTGCCGGCCGCGCGCGAACTGGCACGTTTCGGTATCCGGGTGATGACCATCGCCCCCGGCATTTTCGAAACCCCGATGATGGCCGGCATGACCCCGCAAGTACGCGAGTCCCTGGCCGCCGGCGTGCCGTTCCCGCCACGCCTGGGCAAACCCGCCGAATATGCGGCGCTCGTGCGGCATATCATTGAAAACAGCATGCTCAACGGCGAGGTGATCCGTCTCGACGGCGCCTTGCGCATGGCTGCCAAGTAAGGAGGTATCTTCATGAACGATCCTATCGTTATCGTCAGCGCCGTGCGCACGCCCATGGGCGCGTTCCAGGGTGACCTCAAGGGGCTGACCGCACCGCAACTGGGCGCCGCTGCGATTCGTGCGGCGGTCGAGCGCGCAGGTATCGCCACCGACGCCGTCGACGAAGTGCTGTTTGGCTGTGTACTGCCCGCAGGCCTCGGCCAGGCACCGGCGCGCCAGGCCGCGTTGGGCGCCGGGCTGGACAAATCCACCCGTTGCACCACGCTCAACAAGATGTGCGGCTCCGGCATGCAAGCGGCGATTCTGGCTCACGACGCGTTGCGCGCCGGCAGTGTCGACGTGGTGATCGCCGGCGGCATGGAAAGCATGTCCAACGCGCCGTACCTGCTCGACCGCGCGCGCAGCGGCTATCGCATGGGGCACGGCAAGGTTCTCGACCACATGTTCCTCGACGGCCTGGAAGACGCCTACGACAAGGGCCGCCTGATGGGGACCTTTGCCGAAGACTGCGCCGAGCACAACGGGTTTACCCGCCAAGCCCAGGACGCCTTTGCGATTGCCTCCCTGACGCGCGCGCAGGAGGCCATTACCCATGGCAGTTTCGCCGCCGAAATCGTCCCGGTGCAGGTCACCGTCGGCAAAGAGCAGAAAACCATCCTGCATGACGAACAGCCACCCAAGGCCAGGCTGGACAAGATCGCCGGGCTGAAACCGGCTTTCCGCGAAGGCGGCACGGTCACCGCAGCCAACTCCAGTTCGATCTCCGATGGTGCAGCCGCGCTGTTGCTGATGCGCGAGTCCGAGGCGCAAAAGCGCGGCCTCAAACCTGTGGCAGTGATTCATGGACACGCGGCGTTTGCCGATGAGCCGGGGCTTTTTCCGGTGGCGCCTGTGGGGGCGATCCGTAAGTTGATGAGCAAAACCGGCTGGAGCCTGGAAGATGTCGACCTGTTCGAGATCAACGAAGCGTTCGCGGTGGTCAGCCTTGTCACCATGAGCAAACTGGAGATTCCCCACAGCAAGGTCAACGTGCATGGCGGCGCCTGTGCCCTGGGCCATCCGATCGGTGCCTCGGGCGCACGCATCCTGGTGACGCTGCTCTCGGCCCTGCGCCAGAAAGGCCTCAAGCGCGGCGTTGCGGCGATCTGCATCGGCGGCGGTGAAGCCACGGCCATGGCCGTTGAATGCCTGTATTAAGGACTGACCATGCTGCCTGATGACGAACAACTGCAAATCAGCGACGCGGCCCGGCAATTTGCCCAGGAACGCTTGAAACCGTTCGCCGCCGAATGGGACCGCGACCATCGCTTTCCCCGGGAGGCCATGGGTGAGATGGCCGAACTGGGCTTTTTCGGCATGCTGGTGCCGGAACAATGGGGTGGCTGCGACACCGGTTACCTGGCCTACGCCATGGCCCTGGAAGAAATCGCCGCCGGCGATGGCGCCTGCTCGACCATCATGAGCGTGCACAACTCGGTGGGCTGCGTGCCGATCCTCAAGTTCGGCAATGACCAGCAGAAAGAGCAGTTCCTCAAGCCCCTGGCCAGCGGAGCGATGCTTGGCGCTTTTGCGTTGACCGAACCCCAGGCCGGCTCCGACGCCAGCAGTCTTAAAACCCGCGCGCGCCTTGAAGGCGATCATTACGTGCTCAACGGCTGCAAACAATTCATCACCTCGGGGCAGAACGCCGGGGTGGTGATTGTGTTTGCGGTCACCGACCCGGCGGCGGGCAAGCGCGGCATCAGTGCGTTTATCGTGCCCACCGACTCGCCGGGCTACAGCGTGGCGCGGGTCGAGGACAAGCTGGGGCAGCACGCGTCGGATACGTGCCAGATCCTGTTTGAAGACTTGAAGGTACCGCTCGCCAACCGCCTGGGCGAGGAGGGCGAGGGCTACCGGATCGCCCTGGCCAACCTGGAAGGCGGCCGTGTGGGCATTGCCGCGCAAGCGGTGGGCATGGCCCGCGCGGCGTTTGAAGCGGCCCGGGACTACGCCCGTGAGCGTGAAAGCTTCGGCAAGGCCCTGGTTGAACATCAGGCCGTGGCCTTTCGCCTGGCGGACATGGCCACGCAAATCGCCGTGGCCCGGCAGATGGTGCACTACGCGGCAGCTCTGCGCGACAGCGGCAAGCCAGCGCTGGTCGAGGCGTCCATGGCCAAGCTGTTCGCGTCAGAAATGGCCGAGAAAGTCTGCTCGGCCGCCTTGCAAACCCTGGGCGGTTACGGTTACCTGAGCGACTTCCCCCTGGAGCGGATCTACCGCGATGTGCGGGTCTGCCAGATTTACGAAGGCACCAGCGATATCCAGCGCATGGTCATCTCACGCAATCTTTAAGGAGCCGATACATGAGTTACGAAACCATTTTGCTCGAAGTCCAGGGCCGCGTCGGGCTGATCACCCTCAACCGCCCGCAGGCGCTGAACGCCTTGAACGCCCAACTGGTCAGTGAGTTGAACCAGGCGCTGGATGGCCTGGAAGCCGACCCGCAGATCGGCTGCATCGTGCTGACCGGCTCGAAGAAAGCCTTTGCCGCCGGCGCCGATATCAAGGAAATGGCTGAGCTGACCTACCCGCAAATCTACCTGGACGACCTGTTCAGCGACAGCGACCGCGTGGCCAACCGCCGCAAGCCGATCATCGCCGCAGTGAACGGTTTTGCCCTTGGCGGCGGCTGCGAACTGGCCCTGATGTGCGACTTTATCCTGGCCGGTGACGGCGCCAAGTTTGGTCAACCGGAAATCAACCTTGGCGTACTGCCCGGCATGGGCGGCACTCAGCGCCTTACGCGGGCGGTGGGTAAGGCCAAGGCCATGGAAATGTGCCTGACCGGGCGTTTTATCGACGCGGTGGAAGCAGAACGCTGCGGCATCGTCGCACGCATCGTGCCTGCTGACGAACTGCTGGACGAAGCCTTGAAAGTCGCCACCCTGATCGCCGGTAAATCGGTGCCGATCAGCATGATGGTCAAGGAAAGCGTAAATCGCGCGTTTGAAGTGAGCCTGTCCGAAGGCGTGCGTTTCGAGCGCCGGGTGTTCCATGCCGCGTTTGCGACCCAGGATCAGAAGGAAGGGATGGCAGCGTTCGTGGCCAAGCGAGCGCCGACGTTCGAGGACAAATAACGAAATTCTCACATTCGATGGAGATCCAATGTGG
This genomic stretch from Pseudomonas orientalis harbors:
- a CDS encoding HEAT repeat domain-containing protein, coding for MSKSRRYSIIGLCALLSIVLITWFFSRATPVAVPPAIAHGYSKALKQARNGEPGAARVLYQQLGRPDLSPERRAALHAELPNYPSPQALKLADKDLADDSPVVREAAIHSIVGLVPTGQRTLLLGPVLEDPEQEVRFAAANALLGLSPDTLGLYFGPLQQVLDEFAKTLKAQPETAESWIQLARLYIHSARLPDAQNALQQAMRLQPDNLQAVVAQIELLDKQGKTEESRQLLAQQLAAHPGSAYLQHALGMWLLHHGERPYALLGLSKAVELEPDNQDYRYDLATTLHDQEELEAAQRQLEEIVQRHPANRKARVLLVNYWKESGQLQNVQVLLAQLEQQNPDDPALQQGL
- a CDS encoding AMP-binding protein yields the protein MRDYLAATTEFDYQHTVDITLAGNLQALNACVECCDRHALPGRIALFWEGKDGRSATVTFTDLQEQAARFANFLLGQGIKRGDKVAGLLPRTAELLVVVFATWRIGAVYQPLFTAFGPKAIEHRLNSSGAALVVTDAVNRPKLAEVQGCPTIVTVTGAKGEGLVRGDFSFWAELPLYSALCEPVLLSGDEPFLLMFTSGTTGPSKALSVPLKAMVAFQAYTRDAVDLRPEDAFWNVADPGWAYGIYFGVTGPLSMGHPITFYDGPFTLESTCRVINKYGITNLTGSPTAYRLLIAGGEQFARSVKGRLRIVSSAGEPLNPEVIRWFADNLGVTIHDHYGQTELGMVLCNHHGLAHPVHVGSAGFASPGHRIVVLDDNHQELPAGQPGILAIDREQSPMCWFAGYEGVKTKAFVGKYYLSGDTVELNPDGSISFVGRSDDVITTSGYRVGPFDVESALVEHPAVIEAAVVGKPCPERTELVKAFVVINEQYRATPELAEELRLHVRQRLAAHAYPREIEFVSDLPKTPSGKLQRFILRNQEIAKAQAAVA
- a CDS encoding SDR family NAD(P)-dependent oxidoreductase; this encodes MHIENKVFLVSGGASGLGAATADMLIAAGARVMLVDLNADAVAAKASQLGDNARSSVADISQEAAAEAAVQATVAAFDGLHGLVNCAGVVRGEKILGKDGPHALASFAQVINVNLIGSFNLLRLAAAAIAETDANADGERGVIINTASVAAFDGQIGQAAYAASKGAIASLTLPAARELARFGIRVMTIAPGIFETPMMAGMTPQVRESLAAGVPFPPRLGKPAEYAALVRHIIENSMLNGEVIRLDGALRMAAK
- a CDS encoding acetyl-CoA C-acyltransferase, encoding MNDPIVIVSAVRTPMGAFQGDLKGLTAPQLGAAAIRAAVERAGIATDAVDEVLFGCVLPAGLGQAPARQAALGAGLDKSTRCTTLNKMCGSGMQAAILAHDALRAGSVDVVIAGGMESMSNAPYLLDRARSGYRMGHGKVLDHMFLDGLEDAYDKGRLMGTFAEDCAEHNGFTRQAQDAFAIASLTRAQEAITHGSFAAEIVPVQVTVGKEQKTILHDEQPPKARLDKIAGLKPAFREGGTVTAANSSSISDGAAALLLMRESEAQKRGLKPVAVIHGHAAFADEPGLFPVAPVGAIRKLMSKTGWSLEDVDLFEINEAFAVVSLVTMSKLEIPHSKVNVHGGACALGHPIGASGARILVTLLSALRQKGLKRGVAAICIGGGEATAMAVECLY
- a CDS encoding acyl-CoA dehydrogenase — protein: MLPDDEQLQISDAARQFAQERLKPFAAEWDRDHRFPREAMGEMAELGFFGMLVPEQWGGCDTGYLAYAMALEEIAAGDGACSTIMSVHNSVGCVPILKFGNDQQKEQFLKPLASGAMLGAFALTEPQAGSDASSLKTRARLEGDHYVLNGCKQFITSGQNAGVVIVFAVTDPAAGKRGISAFIVPTDSPGYSVARVEDKLGQHASDTCQILFEDLKVPLANRLGEEGEGYRIALANLEGGRVGIAAQAVGMARAAFEAARDYARERESFGKALVEHQAVAFRLADMATQIAVARQMVHYAAALRDSGKPALVEASMAKLFASEMAEKVCSAALQTLGGYGYLSDFPLERIYRDVRVCQIYEGTSDIQRMVISRNL
- a CDS encoding enoyl-CoA hydratase, whose amino-acid sequence is MSYETILLEVQGRVGLITLNRPQALNALNAQLVSELNQALDGLEADPQIGCIVLTGSKKAFAAGADIKEMAELTYPQIYLDDLFSDSDRVANRRKPIIAAVNGFALGGGCELALMCDFILAGDGAKFGQPEINLGVLPGMGGTQRLTRAVGKAKAMEMCLTGRFIDAVEAERCGIVARIVPADELLDEALKVATLIAGKSVPISMMVKESVNRAFEVSLSEGVRFERRVFHAAFATQDQKEGMAAFVAKRAPTFEDK